The genomic stretch CAAATTGCATACCAGGCTGCCAAGACAAACTTCTCCCACCAAGAATAACATTCAGACAGAGGGAACGAGGTCAAAATGCTCTACTGTACATCTGAATGTCTCATTGCATGGCAGCTCTTCTGCATGTTTTTCTGTGATTTGCTCCATTGATCTGAGAAGGTTAAAGCCTGCATCAAGCTGCAGTGAATTCATGTTAAATggatttaaatgtgtgtttctcagctaactactttatataatataaatatatactcaAAAATACTATAAATACATACCAACTGTATCTTGTACATATGATATATGGTAAACTAAAAATATATGTGTTAGCATGCATAAATACACCAAGCATGGGATTAAACTGCACACTTTGGCTGTTTCTGGTCCCTGCTTGGTATAGGAAATGATTGTGGTTCTACTAGAAAGAGGAAAACCTTTAATTAAACTGTGTCACATAATGACATCTGCTGGTGCCTCCTGTCATTCACAATGTTTGGTCTGCTTAGCCTATAGTTTGGGGTttgtgtgggagggggaggagcactGGAACTGGGAAATGTGTATACCACAAGATACTGAGATGTAAAATACAAGTTATTGATGACAAGTGACCTTTTGCAGAAATTATGACATACTTGATATATATTTCTGGTGCTAACttcttttctattttaaatatgttccAATTTTATCTAGCAGATAAAGATGAGGCAAGAAAACTGTAAATTGTATCAGTGTTTCTGCAATATTTTTGCACATTACAATGTaagcattaataataataataatttaccaaataataattgcatttatatagtactTTTCTCACAGCAAAGGCAACTCAAAGGGCTTtatagtgatgagggggaaacttgcctTAACCACCCCCCAATTTACAATTCAAGTGGCATGTCTATGcgatttctttaaaaaaaacaaaaaaacatatggGCTACTTACCCTGTTGAGCGCATGTGTGCTCTTGCTTGTGCTTGAGTGAGAGAAAGCGTTTGTGGGTGTATGTCACGTGATTCCCTGACCAATCCCACACTTGACCCAGTATGGGGGTGTAGAACTATAAACTGGGCTGAAAACTGGGGAGAGagctgagagaaagagtgagcgTGAACAGGACTCATACCCACTTCTCATTCAGAAAATCAGAGGAGAAAAAAGCAGAAAGATGAAGACTTTCTTTGTCCTTGTTGCCTGCGTGTTGCTATCTGTCTGCTTGTCTACAGGAGGTAAGACCACATCAATATCAGTATGAAGGCACAGAACTTACTGTAATgcagttatttttaaaatgtaaattgttcTCTAACTAATGTGTGTCCTGTCCACAGATATCGCAGACCCTGAACCTGACCCTGAGCCTGACCCTGCTGCTGACATTGCAGCTGCCGATTCAACCTCTTCCTCTACCTCAGattcatcctcttcctcagctTCAGATTCTGCGTCTgattcttcctctgcctctgactCTTCCTCAGCCTCAGACTCCTCCTCAGCCTCTGATTCTTCATCAGCCTCCGATTCTTCATCAGCCTCTGACTCGTCATCCGCCTCCgactcttcctcatcctcatcatcagcAGCTGACACCGCAAGTGCTGAGGGTAAGAGATCTCTGTGCCTTGTTGTTATCATCAATGCTAGTGGTGGAAACGCTCATGTGATATGAACCAAATGTGTACTGCTTGTGTATATCACACTGTATCTATCTGTGAGAGCAGTGCTATTGGCCAGAGGAACTGCTTTTATAAACACCTGCAATATCTGAATATCTGCACATCGTTATATTCTTGGCTGAGTATTTGTTTGGGTGCACAGCAGACATGCTATAATTGTTCAAAGAGACAAGAGAAGTCTGAATGAAAAGAGCAGGCGTGTGCACTTGGGgtgacagtgctgtgtgtgtctgtgctccagAGGTCTTTGTGGAGAAAGACGAGGCCTCTACACACATGAGGAAGAAGAGAGCCGTAACTGTAGAATATACCCCTGCTCAGCTGGAGAGGTAAGTCTGTACCCACTGCATACCTCCTTACTGTACGTCCATCTGTTGTACATTATGGTTAGGCAGtcatttgaatcattttcatGCAGAGAGGATTGTTTTTGCAGAATTAATGATCAAACTGATGATCCTATTTTCACCGAAGTGCTCCCAAGTAACAGTAGATGAAAGCTACAGTGTGTTCGAAGGTGTCGTAGAGCAGAGCAGTTTACTTAACCTTAATTTCTCAATGAATATAAAAACGATTTAAACTGTATACTGTAAGTTTCTTTgcataagaacatctgctaaatgccttaaaTGTAGGAACAAGAGCCATTTGATGAATTGACTACAGAAAATATGCAATTTATACAAATATGACATGTCTGCCTGTTATCATCTACTGCATTACATATAAATGTAACACgtctttcttcttctcttctctctcagtATTAGAGAAATCTGCGAGGTGAACCTGGCATGTGAACACATGGCTGAAACCACTGGGATTGTCGCCGCCTACACTGCTTACTATGGGCCAGTCCCCTTCTAGAGACGAGACCGCACAAATCCCCTTCAAGATGTACTGTACAGACTCTTAAACGTGCTTGCTGTTCTTTCATAACCGAGCGTTCCTTCCAAGAGCATCAGAAAACAGCGACTCTCTCCCATAGCCCTAACCATAAGCCTGCCTCGTAAAACCAAGCCTTCATCTCCTCCTCATCGAACAACTCGCCGCTGCAGCTCCCAACACGGTCATTGCATTTTACCAACACCGCAAGAGAAACATACTCTTTCAATTCGCAGTGGAGCCTAGCCTTTCCCCTTTTATTTCTGTCAACCACCTTTACACCAGATGCTATGCTATAGACAGTCCCCTTGTAAATAAGAGAGGAGACTGGCtgcttgaaaatattttttaaatgttccatgtaaaaatataagcattttattttttatttgctgatGTATTATTGATTGTCATATGATAATCTTAACCTGttgatgtcttttttttttcttcttttttttgggggagtCGACATATCATTACGTTCTTTAGTAATGtactgaatacaaaatacacaaaatactctttgtctgtctgtgtctttctgtctttattgctattgaaaaaataaatccctATTTATCGTCCTTTAAATTTGTAGTCCCACTTTTATGAATCAAATACTATGCACACATTTTCAACATACATTtaacatgaacaaaaaaaaaaaaaacagagggtGGAGTATGGACTAGCCACACAGTACATAGCAGATGGGACACTCCCATACTCTGCCACTACATACAGATGAAAAACCTCATGGGAAAGTACCCAAAGCAATACACACAGACCACTTTCTGTTGAGTTTTTATTCATATACCACGGaagcaattacattacatggcatgtTTATTTCCAGCACATGTATGTACATATCTTGCTCCGCAGAGCAGTCGAGTTGGGCAGACATATACCAGGGGGCTGATCTTCTAAATCTATGGTAGACCATCATTACTTTGAATGAAGTTCTCAAGAAGTCCAGTAGGCACACAAATCTTTGTTCCTTACTGGCCAGGGAAATATGAAACAGCTATGAAACGACATGAACAGCAGCCTAAAACACATGTTCTTTAACAGAGATCATTGAGCAAAGGCCAGTTTCTCAGAAACATGGACCAACTATGTAtcaacatcacacatcacaggtCCCTCGGCTGCAAAGCCATCCACCGGCAGCGCCAGCATCTCAGCCGGGTCCCCGATCATCAACCAAGAAGAGGTGACCCGCCTCGTAGAGGGAagaagggggaggaaggggacAGGGGCAGAATCAGACACTCGGCGTACCCATGTCCTCTGCCAATCCAGGCCAGATGGGCCCCACCACCAGGCCAGATGGGCCCCATCACCAGGGCCATGGGCCCCACCAGCGGGACACATGGGCCCCACCACCAGGACACATGGGCCCCATCACCAGGACACATGGGCCCCATCACCAGGACACATGGGCCCCACCAGCGGGAACATGGGCCCCACCACCAGGACACATGGGCCCCACCACCAGGCCAGATGGGCCCCATCACCAGGGCCATGGGTCCCACCAGCGGGACACATGGGCCCCACCAGCAGGGCAGATGGGCCCCACCCATGAGTTTAGTTTTTTAgtgaatttctttatttttacagtttggATTTGGCTCTCCTGCACACTGCCATGATCCAGTCAGGTCTTTATGATCAACGGCAGGACCAATTATCACAGTATTCATGAGATCACTCACTAAACCTTCCCTGGATTCACACTTAATTTGATCATATTCAATATGAACACACTTAAAATCCAGGAAGTGACTGGTGTGTTCTTGTTTAAGGTATCCTCCATTATCAGACTGTTTTCAAATGGGATACACATCCCAGCTCTGTATAGTCAAGGTTCTCTGTCTTAATATGAGCCTAGATCAGGTTCTGTCTTTATCAATGATGCGTCTGTGTGGTGGACATCACTGAccgtgctgtgtgctgtaacacactctggctccagtgcgttcagtccTGGTGCAGCACTCTCCATCTCTGACTCTGCCATGTAGACAGACTCCATTCCACCGGCTTTGTCTCCTTCGTGTCTGAACATGTGCTGCTCAATGAGCTCTGGTTGTGTTATCTCAATGTCCTGTCTCAGATAGACGCCTGCCGGCATCATACTACTGCTCAAAGGTGTGCAGAAGTGCAGCTCCTGGAGGGAAACAGCAGAAGGATTTTACATTAATCAAACAGTCCTACTGCAGCAGCAACACATGCTGTACACTCAGCAGTCCTGCAGATGCCTGAATGACCATAGGGGTCAAATGAAATGTTATTAAAACGATTATGACATGACAGCCGGCAGTAAATTAAAAGGGCCAGTTCTGTGCATTACACGTTAACATGGTTCTTtcacagttttgtttatttcgAACAAATGACGTTACATTGGTGTAAATACAATCAGCAAGAAATATAATCAGAGGAACTGTAAACTGCATTACCACAAAGCCAGCAAAATGGTTGGCTGAGCACTTTTTATCCACTCCTTGAACTCACGCAGCCTCCGCTCTGGTCCCGTTCCTTCAACTTCACGTGATCGCGCGCCCACTACTCAGTGCGCGTTCCTGCAAAAAAGCGGAAAGCGGTACGGTAGTTAGCTAGTGGGGAggcagaaaagagagaaaaagaacgAAGGGCAACGAAGAACAAAATCATGGATTTTCTCATAGGTAGCCCGTTTTCCACACCGATCGGACAGCGAATAGGTATGCTAACTTATTATTTCTTCTACTTTAACTTGCTATAGAGCCAGTCAAACAGAGTTTACTACGTTACGTCTACATTTCGTCCCCTCATTCTTGTTCAGGTATTGCGAAGACGGATAGTTGGTAAAAATGACACACTTGGCAACCAAATTAAAAGCAAAAGTTAGAATATAAAAGTTAAGATGTGGTGTGAATTCACAAAAGTGGTTAAAGTTATTGATCGTTTACGGAAGACTTATTCAGTGACCGATGGCCTATACTACCAATAAGGCGATAGAGGCAGGCTTGGATGTTGGTAATCGTTCACTTGATTTGCGTAATTGGGTTAAGTGACAGGCGTCATGTCCAATAGAATTTGCAGATATCAAAAGTGGACGTAGTTCAGAAAAGCTCAGTTTTTCTGAACTTCCTCGTATTATGTGTGGCGTGATTTTGAAGTACATTTAATCTAAAATTGTCATTTGAAAATAAACGTATTTCAACGCTAAAATGATAAAAGGCTTGCTCCACCCATAGGCCTACCATTTATTGTCCCATCTTTTTCAAATGGTATTAATTTGACAAGAGATTAAATCGTTGTGCTAGTTAAAGAACTAAGGCCAGGGAACTTGAAGTGGTTGTGAGGAAATATCGACAGTTAACAGCTGCTTACCGAAAAAGCCATTTAAGGACCCGTGGACCAAGGGAAACAATTTGTTTGAGCTTAATACATAATTTCGGGAGACAAAGTGAGAGCGACTGTTTCAGTAGCCGTCTTATATCCGTGCTGCGCTAGTAATCTATTTGAACGTCCTCTACCTTCTATCTTCTGCCGATCCGTCCACCCTCTTTTTCAGATCAATGTGAGAAATATTTCAACTGCTAAGTTCAGACTGTGCGCAAAAGCAGCTGACAGTCACATGAAACAgttggggggggcagggggggggatATGGAGGGAATTAAGATCAGGGATATAGGAGGACTAACATAGAAGGACCTGCATTCAGAGCAGAGGAAGAGatgatcatttatttatttttcccagggAGCAATACAGCGCATTTAAATGTTCAATTGTAAGCCATTACTTACAAATATTACCTAATTTATAAAGATATAATTTACACACATTGATGTATCCATGTTTAATGTAccagaaaacattttacattaacaaCAGTTAAGTGAGAGCATCTTCGACATATGTTTATTGCACTAGAGGTTAAGGTTCCTTGGAGGACCTTGTACATAATGCAATGAGAACCTTTTACTGCCAGAATGCCAATTGAGCTATGGT from Conger conger chromosome 2, fConCon1.1, whole genome shotgun sequence encodes the following:
- the bglapl gene encoding bone gamma-carboxyglutamate (gla) protein, like; this translates as MKTFFVLVACVLLSVCLSTGDIADPEPDPEPDPAADIAAADSTSSSTSDSSSSSASDSASDSSSASDSSSASDSSSASDSSSASDSSSASDSSSASDSSSSSSSAADTASAEEVFVEKDEASTHMRKKRAVTVEYTPAQLESIREICEVNLACEHMAETTGIVAAYTAYYGPVPF